In Alphaproteobacteria bacterium, the sequence GCGTGCGAAGCGTCGATCGCGCAGGACGGTGCGCAAGCCATCGTGATCGGCGGCGGGCCGTTGGCGGTGGCGGCACGCGCACTCGCCCCGCGTTTCGCCGTGCCGATCGTCGAACCGATTCCGGCCGCCGTAAGGCTCGCGCGCAAACGCGCGGCTTAAAGCTTGATCGCGGCGAGGCGCCTGGCCAATTCGCCGGGATCGATTTCCAGCAATGTCGGATTGGCGCGCAGCAGCACGGCGTCGCCCGACGCTTCGCCCAGGATTATACCGGCTTCCTTGCACGCGGCTTTGAACGCGGATGCCGGGCCGGGCGTGACCAGCCAAAACGTACTAGTGGTTTCGGCGCCCGACGGACGGATCGCGAAGCCCGCCTCGGTCAAGGCGCGTTCGAACGTCTGGCGCCAAACCATCGCGCGCGCCCAGTTGGGCTCCAGCTTGTCGAGTTCGGCGAGGACCAACGCCGCGATCGGCCAGAATTGCGGCAAGGCGCCACCATGCAAGCGCCGGTCGCGCTCGATGCCGTCGAGCAAGGCGGCGGGCCCCGCCAGGACCGCACCGAAGGGCAGGCCCAGCATCTTCCACAGCGACAAATAGACCGTGTCGAAGGGCTCGGCGAAATCCGCCATCGCGATGCCGCGCGCGGCCGATGCGATGGGCAAGCGCGCACCATCCAAATGCAACGCGACGCCCGCTTTCTTCGCGGCGGTGATCACCGCTTCCATTTGCGCGGCGGGGAACATTTCGCCGTGGCGGCGACGCACCGGCGTTTCGATGACGAGGGCGCCGATACTGCGACGGACCTTGCCGTCCTGCGCGCGCGCCAACGCATCGGTCAACGCTTTGGCGGCGAAACCGGGCCCGGTCGTCGCGGCCACAATGGGAGTAATACCCGCACCGGCGACCAGGGAGTCGCCGGTATCGTTCAAGATATGGCTGTCGGGATGCAGCAATACGCGCCGCGCATCGCGCCCGCAGAGCCGGTCGAGCGCCAGAAAATTGGCGAGCGTGCCGGTCGCGAAGATCACCGCGCGTTCCTTGCCCAGCGCCTTGGCGAGCTTCGCTTCGCATTCGCGGATCAACGCGCCTTCGCCGTAGCTGTCGGGCGTTATGTCGCGGCTGATCGCGGCGAGCCGCGTCGCGAAACTCGCATCGCCATAGGCGCCATCGACGTCCAAGCGAAGGTCGGGGAGGCGGATCGTCATAGCGTCGGCCGCTTGCCCTTCGACAAGCCCTCGGCCTCGGCGATCAGCTTTTTACGATCAGGCTTGTTCGTCGCCGCGAGCGGGATTTCATTCCGGAAAGATACGAAACGCGGATGCGCGTAGGCCGGGCCGTTGGCGAGCGCGAATTGCTTGATCTCCGCTTCGGTTGGCGAAGCGCCCGGCGAGGGCACGACGAAAGCGAAGGGGATCGCGCCTTTGATGTCGTCGGGGACCGGCACCACGCAAGCCTGGTGCACACCCGGCATGCGCTCCAGCAGGCGTTCGACTTCGCCCGGCCAGACGTTTTCGCCGCCGACCACGAACATGTCGTCCGCGCGACCGATGAAATAGAAGAACCCGTCCTTGTCGCGGCGGAAAATATCACCCGAGCGATACCAGCCGTCCTTCAGCACGGCGCCGGTCTTCTCGGGCAGATTGTTGTAGCCCTCCATCATCATGGGGCTGCGCATATAAAGAACACCTTCGTCGGCGTTCGGGCCTTCGCGCAATTCCGCTTCGCTGCCGGGGACCGGATAGCCGCAGGCGAGCGACGGGCGCGGGATCCCGTTTGGATGGATGCCGAACGGCGCGGGGCCCGCTTCGGTGGTGCCGTAGCTGTTGTTGATCAGCGCCTTGGGGAATAGCGCCTGGATCTTGTCGATCAGCGCTTGGGTCAGCGGCGCCGAGCCCATCGTCACGTTCGTGACGGAGGAAAAGTCGAGTGTGGAGAGCAACTCTTTTTCCTTGGCGACGAGGGCGAGCATCGTCGGCACGGAGGTGAGCCATGTCACGCGATGGTCTTGGATCGCGCGCGCGTAGACTTTCGCGTCGAACGCCGGCAGAAAGACGATCGACGCGCCGGAGGCAAGCGCGCCTTTGACGCTGATCGTCGCGTTCATATGGAACATCGGCGCGCCGACGATATAGCGATGATGCGAACGCTCGCCATAGAGCTTCGCCGCCGTTTCCATCGACCAGCGCTGGGAGTCGTGCGACAGCAGCAC encodes:
- a CDS encoding acyl--CoA ligase, whose translation is MPIPSRNLGRCFDANAAPDKIAIVELRDPANPRAITYRELDEKCNAVARGLLKRGYKRGDRIGILSLNRLEYLYAYFGTMRAGLVSVPISFKLGADIVKHISDDAQLKAVFHDTDRIPVCPPGVTRIGYDDGGFDALLDPGPFDTVEPAPRELAMLLYTSGSTGMPKGVLLSHDSQRWSMETAAKLYGERSHHRYIVGAPMFHMNATISVKGALASGASIVFLPAFDAKVYARAIQDHRVTWLTSVPTMLALVAKEKELLSTLDFSSVTNVTMGSAPLTQALIDKIQALFPKALINNSYGTTEAGPAPFGIHPNGIPRPSLACGYPVPGSEAELREGPNADEGVLYMRSPMMMEGYNNLPEKTGAVLKDGWYRSGDIFRRDKDGFFYFIGRADDMFVVGGENVWPGEVERLLERMPGVHQACVVPVPDDIKGAIPFAFVVPSPGASPTEAEIKQFALANGPAYAHPRFVSFRNEIPLAATNKPDRKKLIAEAEGLSKGKRPTL